One Streptomonospora salina genomic window, GTGGCAAAACCTCTTCGGTAGTGGGTTCAAGGAACCCGAGAAATCCACGTCGAGCGGAAAGTACACTGGTACCGGTGCCGCCGGTGCCGCATCAATGGGAGCCACCACCATCAATCACTCAGGACGCGCGGGGTGAGAAGGAGTCGCCTCAGTAACTGGCAGCGCCTGGTCCTCGCCGACCTCTCTGCCATATCCAAGACGTTCCCAGGCGACGTCGAGATGCAGGGCCGCTACCGGCTGGACCGCGAGGGAGCGATGAAGTTCCGGATCCGGGTGTATACGGCCGCATCGCGCAAACCGAAGCGGGCCTCCAGCTCGGTGAGTACGAGGAGTTCTTCCTTACTGTCCACCAATCGTTCCTGGTGCCACCGCAGGTCGAAGTAGACCACTTCCGATTTGTACACCACGCCCATGTTCTCGAGGGGCAGCGTCTATGCCTTTACCTCGACCCCGCACGGGAATGGGACCCGATCAACGGGCTCGGCGGTTTCCTCGACCGACTCTTCGAATGGCTTGCGGATGCGGCCGCGGGGCGCTTCGATGCCCAAACTGCCCTGTATCACGCAGTCGGCGGTGTCCTGCACCTCACGAGCGGATCGCCGACCGTGGTCATCCGCAACGGTTTGCGATCGGATGTTCGGGTGCAGCACGGGTGGCTGGTCGCACGAGCACCTCATCGGTTCGATCTGGTTGTGAAACGCCCTTCCGAAGCACTGGAGGCGGTACATGTGCCGATCGTGACACTCGACAGCGATCTGCCGCTCGGCGCTGGCTCCGACTTGGTCCGCCTCCTGCGCAAGGTTGACAACCCGTATGCCGGATCTCCGGATCCGCGAGCCGCCTTTCGTACCATGCCGGTAAACGCCGGGATCTCGAAAACGTTGCTCACGGTGCTCGGTACGAGCGCAATCCGCAAACCCGAGGGCGTACCTCAGGCCGTCGTGATCGCCGTCCCCCATCCGGCCGGCGGTCCGCCCCACCTATTGGTCGCCAGCATTCCGGCCTCTGGTGCTGACCACCTGCGCACTCTGATGCGAGCAGGTAGGAAGGAGGGCTTCGTGACCGAGGTCCCCCCGGAGAAGGTCGCTGCCGACACTCCGGTGGAGTGGTGGCGGGTTTCCGACGATCGAGCAGAGGTCACAACACGGCGTGATTGGTCACGACCGGTCGCTGCCTTCTCAGGTAAGACAGTCCACATCTGGGGATGCGGAGGGCTCGGCTCCTGGGTGGCGGATTACGTAGTGCGTGCAGGGGCGAAGGAGGTGACCCTCTGCGATCCGGGAAGCATCACGACTGGTCTCCTGGTCCGGCAGAACTTCACGGAGGCCGATGTCGGCAACGCCAAGGTGGAGGCGCTCGCTCGGCGGTTGCGCGCGATCAATGACACCGTGAAGGTCTCCGTTCACGGCACGGTGATACCGGACGAACTGGATCTTACCGCGGTGGACCTCATCATCGACGCGACCGTGAGCATCGCTATCAGCCGTGTCCTCGACAGCGTCGCGGCCGGATTGGGACGTCCCGCTCTGGCCCAGATGGCGACCGACGCCCGGACCGGGACGCTCGGCATCATGTCCGTCTCCATGCCAAACCTGACCGGCGGGCCCTTGTCCATCGACAGGCAGGCCGGGAAGAGGGTCCTGAGCGACGGCACTCTCGAGGCCTTCCACGATCTGTGGAACACGTCGGAAATGAACGCCGAGATCATCCCGACACGCGGGTGCTCAACGCCGACCTTCCACGGTTCCGCCGCCGATTTGGCCGGGGTGGCGGCGAGCCTGACCAGCATCCTCGGCTCCCACATCGGGGCGGTCACACCCGTATCCGGCACGCATCTGATCTCCCTCCCGCATGGAGAGGCCGGACCACTACGGACATTCCTCCCAGCGGAGTGAACGAGCATGGGGCAGACGGCGAGACCGCCGGTACGACATAGCGTCGGTCAGGCCGCGGGGCGTTCATTGAGCACGAGCACGCCCTTATACGACGCGGACTCACGCTCGTAGATGGTCACCGGAGGGTGAGCATCACGCATGAGCGCCCGACCGGCTTCAACGGCAACGGTTACCGGCACCGCCGCGATCAAGTGCCAGCGCTGCGCGTTCGGATACTTCGACTCGGCCGTAGCCAGCACGCCACGCCATTGAGCGGCGAAGTTGACCAGCGACTGTTCATGCGACATCAATGTCGGATCAGGCGTTGCCCCCAGCGGACGGACGTGGATGAGAGGCGCGGTCGCGATATGGTCCGGTATGAGGGATCTGTTCACCTCGCTCGAAATCGCGCACACGAACACCACATCCTCAACCTTCCCGGGCTCGTGGTCGCCTTCCGTCACCGATATATCGAACTCGAGGGGGTCTTCCGTATCGACCCACGACCATCCGACTGCCTGGTCCCGCTGTTTCTGAAACAGACGTGTCGGTGTTTTATCGTCCAGGCACCAACCCAGGTAGGCAAGCAGCGGGATGGGAGCAATAGCGAAGACTGAGATGTGTTCTACGTCGCCGCTGTCGATAGCCTGTCGCACGAGCTTCAGGGCGTCGTCGATGGACTGCTGGGCCGCGTCCCAGAATCCGCGGCCACCCGCCGATCCATGAATACGACAAGTGAAGTCACCACTGCGCTGCGTCTCCACGAGGCCGAGGTAATTAGCTGCAAGGAGCGTCTCGGCGACTTCGCGCCGAGACGCAATCGCCAAAGAGCCACGGATATGGCAGCCCACGCGCAACGCGGCGGTCCGGGTGAGCCCACCGTCTGCCGTCACCATTTCGATGCGGCGCTCGAAGGACTCCTTGATTTCACGAAGCTTCTCAGGTGGGTAGAAATCGACGTGATCGGCATCGTCAACAATTTTGTGGCAATCGTGGCATGCAAGAATAAGGTTTTCCTCGGATTCAGTGTCCTTTTGTCCGTCGTTGTACTCGCGTCGCGGCGAGTAAACTCCGTCGGACGCGCCGACATTATGGGCAAGTTCGGCGAGCAGAACTGAATGCAAATAAGTTCGAGTTTCACCGAGTAGTCGCCGGTTGCAGATCGTGCACCGGCCTGCGGATCTGGCCCATAAAGCGTTACGGGTCGAATCTTTTATATTTCCCCGCGCGACCGTGGTGCTTCGATTGCTGGTGTTGGACATCAGTTTGTAACCGCCGATCGACCCTCTGTATCCACAGGAAAACAGGTCAGATAATCATGCCTTGTTCGGAATCGGGGTCTGCAGGGGGCAGGCCGTGTCTGGGCTTGCGGTCCTTGGGGTTCTGGGGGAACTTGACGCCGGCCGCGGCGAGTCCGTCCGCTGTCGTGAGCGGGCCCGCCAGGATGCCTTCGAGGAGTTCGGCTTGTTCGGGCTCGAGGTCGGTGATGCGCCGAAGTGCGGTGAGGAGTTCGTTGAACTCGGAGATCCACTCCTTCGGCCACGTGGCGACATGCACGTCGTCGAGAGGGCTGGTCTTCTTCCCGCCGGGGTCGGCTTTGCGGTAGCCGAACCACTTGCCGATGATGTTGGTTCCGCCGACGTCGTATGCCCACATGCGCTCGGTGACCGGGCCGAACTCGCCCTCGCCAACCTGAACCTTTCCTTCTCCGCCCTCGGAGGGGAGATACGTGATCGTTTGCGGCAGCCCGGTTCCCAAGGGGACAGGTTCACCGGTCGCCGCGGATCGTCGGGCGCGAAGCCGATCTTTCCCTGAGGGCGTCCTTGCGCGGGGTCGGCGAAGGCTTCGCCGTAGGTCGCCGCCCACACGAGCTGGCGCCCGATGTCGCAGGCTGCGCTCCACAGCTCAGGCTCGGCGGTGATCGGCACCCGGATTCCCGGAGTGACCAGCTCGTCGGCGAACCGCGCGGTGAAGGCCGGATGGGATCGCGCCTGCGACGCGCACGGCGAAGTCCGGGCGGGCCCCGGCCTGGGCCTTGTGGGCTTCGTCGTGGACGACGACCTCGAGCCCGGTCGCCTGCCCGATGTTGGTGAGGAACCCTTCAACGGGCCCGCGGATCGCCGCCTCGGGCTGGCCGACGCCGTCTTGGAGCTTGGTGGTGCACTGGTGGCCGTAGTCGGCGATGGCGTTGCGCAGCCAGTCCTCAAGCAATCCGGAGGCTCCGATCCTCACAGGTTGGGAGTGTGGCTCATTCCTACCAACTCGCGACGACAAAGGTCACCGCCTCACTGGCAACCCTCCGCTGACGGTGCGTCACCTCCGCCCGCAACGGTCAGAAGAAGTGCCCGGCTTTGGCCGGCAGCCGCTGTCCCGCAACCGGCCTCAACGGTTGCTGAACTGGGAAACCGCGAACGCCCGACAGGGCGTCGCCTCGTTGAAGCGGAACTCGCGAAGCGGGATTTGCCGTTTCCCTTCGCCGGACACCGGGCGCCGATAGCGTGGCCGCGCCCCGAAGGCGCTACCCGAGACGGAGCCGACGGAAATGAGTATCGACCCGCCTGCCACACGAGTCCTGCGACGTAGCCAGCCGAGTATGAGCGCCGACGACTTCGACCGCCTGCTCCAGGAGCTGGCGGGAGCCGCCGAAGCGCTCCAGGCCGACTGTGCGGAGGCCGAGCGCCGGTTCGAGGAACTGCACGCCGCCTCGGAGAACCTGATGCCGCGGATCTGTGCGGCGACACCTGAGCCCGGAGAGACCATGCCCGGTCCGGGGGAGACCGTTCTGTATATCCGCGAAGACCTGGCTCGCAACGCCTACCACGCCCACGATCGCAAGCTCCGGGAATTCGTCGCATGGTGGGCCGAGGTCGCGGCGCTCGCGGTCCTGGCCGCGGTCTCCGACCGCGCACCGAATCCGGTGCGGGTCATGGCGGCCGAACCGTCCCTGGGGCTGCAGCCCGAGGACCTGCAGCGGCTGCCTCCCATCGACGAGTCCGACCGGCAGCTCGCCGAGTTGAGCCTGCACATGGCCACTGCGCCTCGGGGCGCTGATCACGACGGTGGGGCGGCGGCCGAAACGGCTTACGAAGCGGCGCACCGAGTCGGATTGTCCATCCGCCGCGGTACGGACGGGGTCCCGACGCTGGTCGAGGATTTCATTCCCGAGGCGGTGCGGCGGCGCCTGTGGGGAGCGGCGTGGGACGAGCTGCAGGCTCCCCTGCTGCCCCGAACCGACGAACTCGTCGACGAACTCAACCGGCGGGCAGTCGGTACGGCGGCGGTGGAGGCCGTTGGGGCGGCTTCGCAGGCGGTGGATGCCGCACGCGAGGCGGCCTCCCGCATCGCCGAGGTGTACCGGCGATGGCGCGCCGGCGAGGAGGCGGAGTTCGCCGATGAGGACGAGGCCGAGCCGGTGGAGGAGCAGGCGGCCCAGCTCCCCGAGGCGCTTGCGGAATACGCCCGCGTGCTGAGTGCCCGGCTACCGGAGATCCGCGCGGCGCAACCGGAATGACCGCCCTCGGCTGTCCGCCGAAGCCCCGGCCGGGCGAAGGTTCTTTTCGTGATTATGTTGCTGGCTGACCTGGAGTAACGCGTTCATGGTCCTGGTCGCGCCGCAGACGGCGGCGCCGGATCGGGAGGTGGACTCATGGCGGCAACCACGACGACGGCGGTTGGTGACACGGGCCCGTTGGGGCTGATGCGGCCGGTGCCGCGCGGGTCCGGCGCGGCCCGGCGGGCGTTTTGCGGGCAGCGGGCCGCTGAACGCCCCACACGCGCCACGACGGCCGGGAGCCGCGCGGGGACCGGGGTGGCGCCCGCCGGTCGGCCCGGGCCCCAGGCGGCGCCCGCGGGGCGGGCTCGGGCCGGGTGGGACGCGGGGGCGGCGGTCCGGGCGTTGTTCGGGGAGCTGCGGCGGCTGGGGATGCGGCGGGTCTACGGCTCGGCAGACGTGAAGATGTCGGTGTTGTCGCTTCCGGCCGGGGTGACGGTGTGGGTGGTGGCCGGGGCCTTCACCTGGCGCGACGCGGATGGCCGTGCGGTGTGGTGGTCGGCGGAGGACGCGGTGGGTGCGGCTCGGCGGCTGGCGGCGGAGGTGGAGCAGCGGTGATCACCGCCGCGGTCGGATGACCATCCGGGGGGAGCGGGCCTGCGGCACGCCCGGACGGCCAGAGCAGACCTTCCCGGCCGCCGCGGTAAGCGGGTGTGCTCGCTCGGCCCGTGCTGGCGGGTGATCGAGGTCGGTGCGGGGCGGCTCCAGGGACGGGGGCCGCCCCCGCCTGCGCGTCGCGGCCGGGGACTCGAGGCCGGGCGGTGCGCGGGCGGGGCCGCGCCCCCGAAGGGCGGCAGGCTCCCGCCGCTCCGGTGCCCGGAGGGGGCGCGGTGTCAGGGAGTGTGGCCGAGGTCGGCCAGGAGGGCCTCGGCGGCTGCGGCGGCCGCGCCGGTCGCGGGCGGTTCCCGTCCGAGGCGGCGGGTGGCGCGGGCGACGTTGGCGCACAGCAGCAGGCGGCACAACCTCCCACTGCGGGTAGACAA contains:
- a CDS encoding SAVED domain-containing protein — protein: MSNTSNRSTTVARGNIKDSTRNALWARSAGRCTICNRRLLGETRTYLHSVLLAELAHNVGASDGVYSPRREYNDGQKDTESEENLILACHDCHKIVDDADHVDFYPPEKLREIKESFERRIEMVTADGGLTRTAALRVGCHIRGSLAIASRREVAETLLAANYLGLVETQRSGDFTCRIHGSAGGRGFWDAAQQSIDDALKLVRQAIDSGDVEHISVFAIAPIPLLAYLGWCLDDKTPTRLFQKQRDQAVGWSWVDTEDPLEFDISVTEGDHEPGKVEDVVFVCAISSEVNRSLIPDHIATAPLIHVRPLGATPDPTLMSHEQSLVNFAAQWRGVLATAESKYPNAQRWHLIAAVPVTVAVEAGRALMRDAHPPVTIYERESASYKGVLVLNERPAA
- a CDS encoding ThiF family adenylyltransferase, yielding MTLDSDLPLGAGSDLVRLLRKVDNPYAGSPDPRAAFRTMPVNAGISKTLLTVLGTSAIRKPEGVPQAVVIAVPHPAGGPPHLLVASIPASGADHLRTLMRAGRKEGFVTEVPPEKVAADTPVEWWRVSDDRAEVTTRRDWSRPVAAFSGKTVHIWGCGGLGSWVADYVVRAGAKEVTLCDPGSITTGLLVRQNFTEADVGNAKVEALARRLRAINDTVKVSVHGTVIPDELDLTAVDLIIDATVSIAISRVLDSVAAGLGRPALAQMATDARTGTLGIMSVSMPNLTGGPLSIDRQAGKRVLSDGTLEAFHDLWNTSEMNAEIIPTRGCSTPTFHGSAADLAGVAASLTSILGSHIGAVTPVSGTHLISLPHGEAGPLRTFLPAE
- a CDS encoding type ISP restriction/modification enzyme; amino-acid sequence: MGGDLRRSLRRPRARTPSGKDRLRARRSAATGEPVPLGTGLPQTITYLPSEGGEGKVQVGEGEFGPVTERMWAYDVGGTNIIGKWFGYRKADPGGKKTSPLDDVHVATWPKEWISEFNELLTALRRITDLEPEQAELLEGILAGPLTTADGLAAAGVKFPQNPKDRKPRHGLPPADPDSEQGMII